Proteins from a single region of Pseudarthrobacter sp. NIBRBAC000502772:
- a CDS encoding MepB family protein, producing MSGLQVHPDVAMVMRVLGDLGLVCSPAKVEADNAEYGAAISAIGRSPVRFRVGKLTPTKVGLFVTVWRRSLDGSTEPLPAEECSDVLVICVREDSRVGAFAFPKAALVKHGVVSVGGAGGKRGFRIYPPWSSTTNRQAKKSQQWQCNYFFEMADGSATDAQRASRLFVVA from the coding sequence ATGTCAGGTCTTCAGGTCCATCCGGATGTCGCCATGGTGATGAGGGTTCTCGGCGACCTCGGCCTCGTCTGTTCCCCCGCCAAAGTCGAGGCCGACAACGCTGAGTACGGTGCCGCGATCTCGGCAATCGGTCGGTCTCCGGTTCGCTTCAGGGTCGGAAAACTGACCCCGACGAAGGTGGGCTTATTCGTGACAGTGTGGCGGCGCTCTCTCGATGGGTCGACCGAACCTCTGCCCGCGGAGGAGTGCAGCGACGTGCTGGTGATCTGCGTACGGGAGGATTCCCGAGTCGGAGCATTCGCTTTTCCGAAGGCGGCGCTGGTCAAGCACGGCGTCGTGTCCGTTGGCGGCGCCGGAGGCAAGCGAGGGTTCCGCATCTATCCGCCCTGGTCATCTACGACGAATCGGCAGGCGAAAAAATCCCAGCAGTGGCAGTGTAATTACTTCTTCGAGATGGCTGACGGATCCGCCACCGATGCGCAGCGAGCCAGTCGACTTTTCGTTGTGGCCTAG
- a CDS encoding dipeptide/oligopeptide/nickel ABC transporter permease/ATP-binding protein has translation MRSKLAERLSAPGLRFKALPWGSRIALLFLIMIVLSAVFAPVIAPHDPLETFIPATPPGAEHFFGTDRLGRDIFSRLLFGAQSSLMIGLGAVILAILVGALLGSFAATSSKAVNELIMRLMDILMAFPGIALAAVLLAAFGNSVPTIIIAIAIIYTPQLARVVRANVLSQYGEDYVRAERVIGAGRFYILLKHIVRNTAAPVLVFATVMVADAIILEASLSFLGAGVQDPAPSWGNVISYGRNLVLSGGWWATTFAGVTILLTVLSLNILAEGLTDAMVNPKLRKAPVVKDDDGASAVVAGAAVGAGVDTQIATSVAQPSVVEEHELDGVRAAFGDVLTEEHYNEAAILSDPKLAAANPHLLLDKELELLSGIEATRADRLPQVPAGARNVLEVRNLSIRFPGRFGDTAIVDNVSFTVREGETMGLVGESGCGKSITSLAVMGLLPKTAQVTGSITFDGKELLDPATSHSSIKAYEGLRGQQIAMVYQDALSSLNPSMKIKDQMEQLTKRGGRKTPTELLELVKLDPVRTLASYPHELSGGQRQRVLIAMALSRSPKIVVADEPTTALDVTVQKQVVDLLNELREQLGFAMVFVSHDLALVASLAHRITVMYAGQVVESAQASELLQNPKHEYTRGLLGAVLSIEADAVRLHQIPGTVPSPRDFAPGDRFAPRSLRSDADPNQQLVLTTVGAANGGDADHYWASHLKEDAK, from the coding sequence ATGCGTAGCAAGCTTGCTGAACGGCTGAGTGCCCCGGGCCTCCGTTTCAAGGCCCTGCCTTGGGGCTCCCGCATCGCCCTCCTCTTCCTCATCATGATCGTCCTCTCCGCGGTGTTCGCGCCGGTCATCGCGCCGCACGATCCGCTGGAGACCTTCATCCCCGCCACCCCGCCAGGCGCCGAGCACTTCTTCGGCACCGACCGGCTGGGCCGCGACATCTTCTCCCGCCTGCTCTTCGGCGCCCAGTCATCGCTGATGATCGGCCTCGGCGCGGTCATCCTGGCCATCCTGGTGGGCGCCCTGCTGGGCTCCTTCGCCGCAACGTCCAGCAAGGCCGTCAACGAACTGATCATGCGCCTGATGGACATCCTGATGGCGTTCCCGGGCATCGCCCTGGCCGCAGTGCTGCTGGCCGCGTTCGGCAACTCGGTTCCCACCATCATCATCGCGATCGCCATCATCTACACCCCGCAGCTGGCCCGCGTGGTCCGCGCCAACGTGCTCTCCCAGTACGGCGAAGACTACGTCCGTGCCGAGCGTGTGATCGGCGCAGGCCGCTTCTACATCCTGCTCAAGCACATCGTCCGCAACACCGCCGCCCCCGTGCTGGTGTTCGCCACGGTGATGGTGGCCGACGCCATCATCCTCGAAGCCTCGCTGTCCTTCCTCGGCGCCGGTGTCCAGGACCCCGCACCGTCGTGGGGCAACGTGATCTCCTACGGCCGCAACCTGGTCCTGTCCGGCGGCTGGTGGGCCACCACCTTCGCCGGTGTGACCATCCTGCTCACCGTTCTCTCGCTGAACATCCTCGCCGAGGGCCTCACCGACGCGATGGTGAACCCGAAACTGCGCAAGGCACCTGTAGTAAAGGACGACGACGGCGCGTCGGCTGTTGTTGCCGGCGCAGCGGTGGGTGCCGGCGTCGACACTCAGATCGCCACGTCTGTGGCCCAACCGTCAGTGGTGGAAGAGCACGAGCTCGACGGCGTGCGCGCCGCTTTCGGTGATGTCCTCACCGAGGAGCACTACAACGAGGCAGCCATCCTCTCCGACCCGAAGCTGGCCGCGGCGAACCCGCACCTGCTGCTGGACAAGGAACTGGAACTGCTCTCCGGCATCGAGGCCACGCGCGCCGACCGGCTCCCCCAGGTCCCGGCCGGCGCACGCAACGTCCTGGAGGTCAGGAACCTGTCCATCCGCTTCCCGGGCCGCTTCGGCGACACCGCGATTGTGGACAACGTCTCCTTCACGGTCCGCGAAGGCGAAACCATGGGCCTGGTGGGCGAATCCGGCTGCGGCAAGTCCATCACGTCCCTCGCGGTCATGGGCCTGCTGCCCAAGACCGCGCAGGTCACCGGTTCCATCACGTTCGACGGCAAGGAACTGCTGGATCCGGCCACCAGCCACAGCAGCATCAAGGCCTACGAAGGCCTCCGCGGCCAGCAGATCGCCATGGTCTACCAGGACGCCCTGAGCTCCCTGAACCCGTCCATGAAGATCAAGGACCAGATGGAGCAGCTGACCAAGCGCGGCGGCCGCAAGACCCCCACCGAGCTGCTGGAACTGGTCAAGCTCGATCCGGTCCGGACGCTTGCCAGCTACCCGCACGAGCTCTCCGGCGGCCAGCGCCAGCGCGTGCTGATCGCCATGGCCCTGTCCCGTTCGCCGAAGATCGTGGTTGCCGATGAGCCCACCACCGCCCTGGACGTCACCGTCCAGAAGCAGGTAGTGGACCTGCTCAACGAGCTGCGCGAACAGCTCGGCTTCGCCATGGTCTTCGTCAGCCACGACCTCGCCCTGGTGGCCTCCCTGGCCCACCGCATCACCGTGATGTACGCCGGCCAGGTGGTGGAATCCGCACAGGCTTCGGAGCTGCTGCAGAACCCCAAGCACGAGTACACCCGCGGCCTGCTCGGCGCCGTCCTCTCCATCGAGGCCGACGCCGTCCGCCTGCACCAGATCCCCGGCACCGTCCCGTCCCCGCGCGACTTCGCCCCGGGAGACCGCTTCGCCCCGCGTTCACTGCGGTCCGACGCCGACCCCAACCAGCAGCTCGTCCTGACGACAGTGGGAGCCGCCAACGGCGGGGACGCTGACCACTACTGGGCGAGCCACCTGAAGGAGGATGCAAAATGA
- a CDS encoding amino acid permease: MNTDTQLSKTLKPRHLSMIAIAGVIGAGLFVGSGAAIKQAGPGILLAYAAAGLVVILVMRMLGEMAAANPETGSFSAYADKALGRWAGFSIGWLYAWFWIIVLGIEATAGAAIMHRWVPGIDQWVWALLLMVLLTLTNLGSVKSYGEFEFWFASIKVTAIVLFLLFGIAAILGLVPGVPAPGVSNLLENGGFFPNGPGAVLAGILVVVFSFFGAEIATIAAGESENPVDAVKKAVQSTVWRILVFYIGSIAIVVTLLPWNSASVAKSPYVAVIELFGIPGAGTIMDIVVLTSVLSCLNSGLYTASRMLFSLSQRGDAPKAWTKISKRGVPAAAVLSSTVVGFITVGLNYVAPETVFLFLVNTSGAIALFVWLVIATSQLILRRRMGAAAKDLAMKMWLFPYLTWVAIASIVALLIGMLILDATRESLLLSMALAAVVVGIAVWRYRKNLSPHQPNDVNEPEDASLRTPAL, encoded by the coding sequence ATGAACACGGACACACAGCTGTCAAAAACACTCAAGCCACGGCATCTCTCCATGATCGCGATCGCCGGCGTTATTGGCGCCGGGCTGTTCGTTGGCTCAGGAGCCGCGATTAAGCAAGCTGGCCCAGGCATACTCCTTGCTTACGCGGCAGCCGGACTCGTGGTCATCCTGGTCATGCGGATGCTCGGCGAAATGGCCGCGGCCAATCCGGAAACCGGGTCCTTTTCCGCTTACGCCGACAAAGCGCTGGGACGCTGGGCGGGGTTCAGCATCGGTTGGCTGTATGCCTGGTTCTGGATCATCGTCCTGGGAATCGAGGCGACCGCCGGCGCAGCAATTATGCACCGCTGGGTGCCTGGCATCGACCAATGGGTGTGGGCGCTGCTGCTCATGGTCCTTCTGACGCTGACCAACCTTGGCTCGGTGAAGTCCTATGGTGAATTCGAGTTCTGGTTCGCGTCCATCAAAGTGACGGCTATCGTGCTTTTCCTGCTGTTCGGTATTGCCGCCATCCTCGGCCTTGTCCCCGGGGTTCCCGCCCCAGGAGTCAGCAACCTCCTTGAGAACGGCGGGTTCTTTCCGAACGGTCCAGGCGCCGTACTCGCCGGCATTCTGGTGGTGGTGTTCTCCTTCTTCGGGGCCGAGATCGCCACGATCGCCGCCGGCGAGTCCGAAAATCCCGTGGACGCGGTCAAGAAGGCCGTCCAGTCCACCGTATGGCGCATCCTGGTCTTCTACATCGGCTCCATCGCCATCGTCGTAACCCTGCTGCCTTGGAACTCCGCCAGCGTGGCCAAGAGCCCGTATGTGGCCGTCATTGAGCTGTTCGGCATCCCGGGTGCGGGAACCATCATGGATATCGTCGTGCTGACATCGGTCCTGTCTTGCCTGAATTCCGGTCTCTACACCGCCAGCCGCATGCTGTTCTCCCTCTCCCAGCGAGGAGACGCCCCGAAGGCCTGGACCAAGATCTCCAAGCGCGGCGTTCCGGCTGCTGCCGTTCTGTCATCCACCGTGGTCGGATTCATCACGGTCGGACTGAACTATGTTGCCCCGGAAACGGTATTTCTTTTCCTGGTCAATACCTCCGGCGCCATCGCACTCTTCGTGTGGCTGGTCATCGCCACCTCACAGCTGATCCTGCGCCGCCGCATGGGCGCAGCCGCCAAGGACCTCGCCATGAAGATGTGGCTTTTCCCGTACCTGACGTGGGTCGCAATCGCCAGCATCGTCGCCCTGCTCATCGGCATGCTGATCCTGGACGCAACCCGCGAATCGCTGCTGCTCTCCATGGCACTCGCCGCCGTCGTCGTCGGCATTGCCGTATGGCGATACCGGAAGAACCTCAGCCCACATCAGCCCAACGACGTCAACGAACCCGAAGACGCGTCGCTGCGCACTCCCGCCCTGTAG
- a CDS encoding CPBP family intramembrane glutamic endopeptidase — MGPLGEDPGFRGYALPLLQASRPPLLSAAILGVLVALWHLPLVLFGGLSLISLPTTFAITFLYVLLFNRTGGSVLLTLLFHNSQGTFTTGSFGFTGPGADRAELIYFGVVVLAVLTLCGAGPPGLAQGTPPGHRRRAFLLQEASQVNDGGQQSPCERRLCTPSRPGRIALDFRL; from the coding sequence GTGGGCCCACTGGGCGAAGACCCCGGGTTCCGCGGCTACGCCCTCCCCCTCCTTCAGGCGTCCCGGCCTCCGCTGCTGTCCGCAGCCATTCTCGGCGTCCTCGTGGCCCTGTGGCACCTGCCGCTGGTCCTCTTTGGCGGGCTAAGCCTGATCAGCTTGCCGACGACGTTCGCCATCACCTTCCTCTATGTGTTGCTTTTCAACCGCACAGGCGGCAGCGTCCTGCTGACGCTCCTGTTCCACAACAGCCAGGGCACTTTCACCACGGGTTCCTTCGGCTTCACCGGTCCCGGCGCCGACCGCGCGGAGCTGATCTACTTCGGGGTCGTCGTCCTTGCGGTTCTGACACTCTGTGGCGCTGGACCGCCGGGCCTGGCGCAAGGCACCCCGCCCGGCCACCGCCGTCGGGCGTTTCTCCTTCAGGAGGCGTCCCAGGTGAACGACGGCGGGCAACAGTCGCCCTGCGAACGGCGCCTCTGTACCCCGTCAAGACCTGGCCGCATCGCGCTAGACTTTCGATTATGA
- a CDS encoding N-acetylmannosamine-6-phosphate 2-epimerase, whose product MILTPEALEALRGHLIVSCQAYPGEPLRDPRTTAQFAASAVTGGAAAVRVQGLADVQFTRAAVEVPVIGLWKDGHDGVFITPTLRHALAVANAGAHVVAIDGTRRGRPDGLTLAQTVAGIHQDSHALVMADCGSFDDAAAAVEAGADLIGTTLSGYSGERPKTHGPDLELLEQIAAAGFGVPLIAEGRLHSPAQARQCLDAGAFAVVVGTAITHPATITGWFAEALK is encoded by the coding sequence GTGATCCTGACCCCCGAAGCCCTCGAAGCCCTGCGCGGGCATTTGATCGTGTCCTGCCAGGCGTACCCGGGCGAGCCCCTGCGGGACCCGCGCACCACGGCGCAGTTTGCCGCCTCCGCGGTGACCGGCGGCGCCGCTGCTGTCCGGGTCCAGGGCCTGGCCGATGTGCAGTTCACGCGTGCAGCGGTGGAGGTTCCGGTGATCGGGCTCTGGAAGGACGGGCACGACGGCGTCTTCATCACTCCCACGCTCCGCCACGCTTTGGCGGTGGCCAACGCGGGCGCCCACGTGGTGGCGATCGACGGCACGCGCCGGGGGCGTCCGGACGGCCTGACGCTGGCCCAGACGGTGGCGGGCATCCACCAGGATTCCCACGCCTTGGTGATGGCGGACTGCGGCTCGTTCGACGACGCCGCCGCCGCTGTCGAGGCCGGGGCCGACCTGATCGGCACCACGCTGTCCGGTTACTCCGGCGAGCGCCCCAAGACGCACGGCCCCGACCTGGAACTGCTGGAGCAGATCGCCGCGGCCGGCTTCGGTGTGCCGCTCATCGCCGAAGGCCGCCTCCACTCCCCCGCCCAGGCCCGCCAGTGCCTCGACGCCGGTGCGTTCGCCGTCGTCGTCGGTACCGCGATCACGCACCCGGCCACCATCACCGGCTGGTTCGCCGAGGCCCTGAAGTGA
- the nagA gene encoding N-acetylglucosamine-6-phosphate deacetylase, whose translation MTPPPEQTQPTAAEPGNYLLAGTVLTDGSAQDDAVVAVADGRIAYVGPRAGLDEASLPGLEELELPPGCMILPGLVDLHCHGAVGGDFPSGDSEAARTAVDFLHRSGTTTLLASTVTASREDLLRGLETLRLLADEGLIAGIHSEGPFLSHARCGAQDPRYLREPDLPLLAELLAAAGGHLRTMTYAPELPGADAVVRMLAEHGVTPSLGHTDADARTTAASLTGAAELLAASGLGTVSRPTITHLFNGMPPLHHRSPGPVAACLRLAGAGTIAVELIADGAHLDPETVRMVFELVGAENVVLVTDSMAATGLPDGDYELGPAAVSVSGAVARLSNGTLAGGTATMLDVVRRTIGAGVEPAAAVLSATAVPAAIIGQAQEIGSLRAGLRADVVVADRNFRRVLVLREGRTLGLPAVGV comes from the coding sequence GTGACCCCGCCGCCGGAACAAACACAGCCCACCGCCGCTGAGCCCGGGAACTACCTGCTGGCCGGTACGGTCCTGACCGACGGGTCGGCCCAGGACGACGCAGTGGTGGCCGTCGCAGACGGCCGTATCGCGTATGTGGGGCCCCGCGCCGGTCTTGATGAGGCGTCGCTGCCCGGCCTTGAAGAACTCGAACTGCCGCCGGGCTGCATGATTCTGCCCGGCCTCGTTGACCTGCACTGCCACGGCGCTGTCGGCGGCGACTTCCCCAGCGGCGACAGCGAGGCTGCCAGGACCGCCGTCGACTTCCTGCACCGCAGCGGCACCACCACGTTGCTGGCAAGCACGGTGACCGCGTCCCGTGAGGACCTGCTGCGCGGCCTGGAAACCCTGCGGCTGCTCGCCGATGAAGGGCTCATCGCGGGCATCCACTCCGAGGGGCCGTTCCTGTCCCACGCGCGCTGCGGCGCCCAGGATCCACGGTACCTGCGCGAGCCGGACCTCCCCCTGCTGGCCGAGCTGCTGGCTGCGGCCGGCGGCCACCTGCGGACCATGACCTACGCGCCCGAACTGCCCGGCGCCGACGCCGTGGTGCGCATGCTCGCCGAACACGGCGTCACGCCGTCGCTGGGCCACACTGACGCGGACGCGCGGACGACGGCGGCCTCCCTCACCGGGGCGGCGGAGCTGCTGGCGGCATCCGGCCTGGGGACCGTATCGCGCCCCACGATCACACACCTCTTCAACGGCATGCCGCCGCTGCACCACCGCAGCCCCGGACCGGTCGCCGCGTGCCTCCGGCTGGCCGGGGCCGGCACGATTGCCGTCGAACTCATCGCCGACGGCGCGCACCTGGACCCCGAAACGGTCCGGATGGTCTTCGAGCTGGTGGGGGCCGAAAACGTGGTCCTGGTGACGGACTCCATGGCCGCCACCGGGCTGCCCGACGGCGACTACGAGCTTGGCCCCGCAGCCGTCTCCGTCAGCGGTGCCGTCGCCCGGCTGAGCAACGGCACGCTCGCCGGCGGGACGGCCACCATGCTGGACGTTGTGCGGCGGACCATTGGCGCCGGTGTGGAGCCGGCCGCCGCTGTTTTGTCAGCCACCGCGGTTCCGGCCGCGATCATCGGCCAGGCGCAGGAAATCGGAAGCCTCCGCGCGGGCCTGCGGGCCGACGTCGTGGTGGCGGATCGCAACTTCCGCCGCGTCCTGGTCCTGCGCGAGGGGCGCACCCTGGGCCTGCCCGCCGTCGGGGTTTAG
- a CDS encoding dihydrodipicolinate synthase family protein, with amino-acid sequence MTTVASRFQGVIPPVVTPRTADGAIDVPSLENVTKHLLDGGVSGLFVLGSSGEVTHMTNTERDLVVQTVAGVNAGQVPLIVGAVEQTTNRVIEEAKRVIALGADSIVATSLYYAISNAQENGTHFRSIAAAVDVPVFAYDVPVRTHFKLPTDLLVELGREGVIAGVKDSSGDDVSFRQLLLAAKDIPNFDIFTGHEVVVDGALLGGAQGVVPGLGNVDPAGYRRLFDAAQAGDWAQAAAEQDRLADVFEIVYTPKAGRMSGNAAGLGAFKTALQLMGIIKTNVMSAPMLSLDEDETKAIRAILERNGLM; translated from the coding sequence GTGACCACCGTCGCTTCCCGTTTCCAGGGCGTCATTCCGCCCGTCGTAACCCCCCGCACCGCCGATGGAGCCATCGACGTTCCGTCGCTGGAAAACGTCACCAAGCACCTGCTCGACGGCGGCGTCAGCGGCCTGTTTGTGCTGGGTTCCTCCGGCGAGGTCACGCACATGACCAACACCGAGCGCGACCTCGTCGTGCAGACCGTGGCAGGCGTGAACGCCGGCCAGGTGCCGCTGATCGTGGGCGCTGTAGAGCAGACCACCAACCGCGTCATTGAAGAAGCCAAGCGCGTCATCGCGCTGGGCGCCGACTCGATCGTGGCCACCAGCCTGTACTACGCCATCTCCAACGCCCAGGAGAACGGCACGCATTTCCGCTCCATCGCCGCCGCCGTTGACGTTCCCGTCTTCGCCTACGATGTGCCGGTGCGCACCCACTTCAAGCTGCCCACCGACCTTCTGGTCGAGCTGGGCCGCGAGGGCGTCATTGCCGGGGTGAAAGACTCCTCCGGCGACGACGTCTCGTTCCGCCAGCTGCTGCTGGCGGCCAAGGACATCCCCAACTTCGACATCTTCACCGGCCACGAAGTGGTTGTGGACGGCGCCCTCCTGGGCGGCGCCCAAGGTGTTGTTCCGGGCCTCGGCAACGTTGACCCGGCCGGCTACCGCCGCCTGTTCGACGCCGCACAGGCCGGCGACTGGGCCCAGGCCGCAGCCGAGCAGGACCGCTTGGCCGACGTCTTCGAGATCGTCTACACCCCCAAGGCAGGCCGCATGTCCGGCAACGCCGCGGGCCTGGGCGCCTTCAAGACCGCCCTGCAGCTCATGGGCATCATCAAGACGAACGTCATGAGCGCCCCCATGCTCTCCCTGGACGAGGACGAGACCAAGGCAATCCGCGCCATCCTGGAACGCAACGGCCTGATGTAG
- a CDS encoding ATP-binding cassette domain-containing protein, which produces MSVSTGKPVIELKDVKVYHHARGGGLFRPNIVKAVDGVNFSISRGETVGIVGESGCGKSTLASVLVGLQTPTSGEVLFHGKPAIKRNAAMRKEFGRSVSVVFQDPATALNPRMTVQDILTDPLQIHGIGNAASRAAKVKELLALVGLPQSAAEVTPSQVSGGQRQRVAIARALALDPDIIVADEPTSALDVSVRAQVLNLLSDLKTQLNLGMVFISHDIQTVRYVSDRICVMYFGKIVEQGTATQVFDSPTNDYTKKLLGAAPSLLHI; this is translated from the coding sequence ATGAGCGTTTCAACCGGCAAGCCCGTCATCGAGCTCAAGGACGTCAAGGTCTACCACCACGCACGTGGCGGCGGGCTCTTCCGCCCGAACATCGTCAAAGCGGTCGACGGCGTCAACTTCAGCATCAGCCGCGGCGAAACCGTGGGCATCGTGGGTGAGTCCGGCTGCGGCAAGTCCACGCTCGCGTCCGTGCTTGTGGGACTGCAGACGCCGACGTCGGGCGAGGTCCTCTTCCACGGCAAGCCCGCCATCAAGCGCAACGCCGCCATGCGCAAGGAATTCGGCCGGTCCGTGTCGGTGGTCTTCCAGGACCCCGCCACGGCGCTGAACCCGCGCATGACCGTCCAGGACATCCTCACCGACCCGCTGCAGATCCACGGCATCGGCAACGCAGCATCCCGTGCGGCCAAGGTCAAGGAACTGCTGGCCCTCGTGGGCCTGCCGCAGTCCGCGGCCGAGGTCACGCCGTCGCAGGTTTCCGGCGGCCAGCGCCAGCGTGTGGCGATCGCCCGCGCCCTGGCACTGGACCCAGACATCATCGTGGCGGACGAGCCGACGTCGGCCCTGGACGTTTCCGTCCGCGCCCAGGTGCTGAACCTGCTCTCTGACCTGAAGACGCAGCTGAACCTCGGCATGGTGTTCATCTCGCATGACATCCAGACCGTCCGTTACGTCTCGGACCGCATCTGCGTTATGTACTTCGGCAAGATCGTCGAGCAGGGCACCGCCACTCAGGTCTTCGACAGCCCCACCAACGACTACACCAAGAAGCTCCTGGGCGCCGCCCCGAGCCTGCTCCACATCTAG
- a CDS encoding ABC transporter permease has translation MILGITLLVFLVLQAAPGDQASSALGDGASEEAKQQYRQENGLNDPLVIQYFSFLGKLLQLDLGVTTPPAKSVASMIGSAFPLTLQLTFLGVLIAIVLSLTFGILGALYRDKWQDQLVRVFSIAAIATPSFWLGILLIQWFALGASPLFPSGGIATPESGFGGWLNSMALPALALGIPVSASLIRVVRTSMVEELDRDYVRTAIGNGVPYREVVSKNVLRNALVTPVTVLGLRVGYLLGGAVVIEMIFALPGMGQLILNGITNLDVNLVQGVVLTISVTFVLVNIVVDLLYLLINPRIRTV, from the coding sequence ATGATCCTGGGCATCACCCTGCTCGTCTTCCTTGTCCTGCAGGCCGCTCCCGGCGACCAGGCAAGCTCCGCCCTCGGCGACGGCGCCAGCGAAGAAGCGAAGCAGCAGTACCGCCAGGAAAACGGCCTGAACGATCCACTGGTCATCCAGTACTTCAGCTTCCTCGGCAAGCTGCTGCAGCTGGACCTCGGCGTCACCACGCCGCCGGCCAAGTCGGTGGCCTCCATGATCGGCTCCGCGTTCCCCCTGACGCTGCAGCTGACTTTCCTGGGCGTGCTGATCGCGATCGTCCTGTCCCTGACCTTCGGCATCCTCGGCGCCCTCTACCGGGACAAATGGCAGGACCAGCTGGTCCGCGTTTTCTCGATCGCCGCGATCGCCACGCCGTCGTTCTGGCTCGGCATCCTGCTGATCCAGTGGTTCGCCCTCGGCGCCAGCCCCCTGTTCCCCTCCGGGGGAATCGCGACGCCGGAATCCGGCTTCGGCGGTTGGCTCAACTCGATGGCCCTCCCGGCCCTGGCGCTGGGCATCCCGGTCTCCGCCTCGCTGATCCGCGTGGTCCGCACCTCGATGGTGGAGGAGCTGGACCGCGACTACGTCCGCACCGCCATCGGCAACGGCGTCCCCTACCGCGAAGTGGTCTCCAAGAACGTCCTCCGCAACGCCCTGGTGACCCCGGTGACCGTGCTGGGACTCCGCGTGGGCTACCTGCTGGGCGGCGCCGTCGTGATTGAAATGATCTTCGCCCTGCCCGGCATGGGCCAGCTGATCCTCAACGGCATCACCAACCTGGACGTCAACCTGGTCCAGGGCGTGGTGCTCACCATCTCCGTTACTTTCGTTCTGGTGAACATCGTGGTGGACCTCCTGTACCTGCTCATCAACCCCCGAATCAGGACGGTATAG
- a CDS encoding ROK family protein has protein sequence MQYAIGVDLGGTKTAAGVVSGDGRVLFSETIPTLNRDGGDAILDATAALVSSLMSRAQAEGLVVVGVGVGSAGVIDAGRGVVVSATDAILGWAGTELTAGLAARLGLAPEAVQAVNDVHAHALGESWTGSAAGTSSSLLVAFGTGVGGSFVLAGHPVLGHRYAGGHVGHFASPYAFHEGKPVPCVCGGAGHVEAIASGPAIREAYVRLGGNEPVMDARGVFALAGASDAIAIQAMGMGAAAAGQAVGGLANILDPEVVVVSGGLSDAGAPWWRPMERALRAELLPALLGLPVLPAKLGNAAAMVGAARLVLTARS, from the coding sequence ATGCAGTACGCGATCGGTGTTGACCTTGGGGGTACTAAGACTGCTGCCGGGGTTGTTTCCGGGGACGGGAGGGTCTTGTTTTCGGAGACCATTCCTACGCTGAACCGGGATGGCGGCGACGCGATCCTGGACGCTACTGCGGCGCTGGTTTCTTCCCTTATGTCGCGGGCACAAGCAGAGGGCCTCGTTGTTGTGGGGGTTGGCGTTGGTTCAGCTGGCGTTATCGATGCCGGGCGCGGTGTTGTGGTGTCCGCTACCGATGCCATCCTCGGGTGGGCCGGGACCGAGCTGACCGCAGGGTTGGCCGCCCGGCTCGGCCTGGCGCCGGAGGCTGTCCAGGCCGTGAACGATGTCCATGCGCACGCCCTGGGCGAGTCGTGGACGGGTTCCGCCGCAGGAACCTCAAGCTCGCTCCTGGTGGCCTTCGGCACCGGCGTCGGCGGCAGTTTTGTCCTGGCCGGGCACCCGGTCCTCGGACACCGCTACGCGGGCGGACACGTGGGCCATTTCGCTTCCCCGTATGCGTTCCACGAGGGCAAGCCTGTGCCCTGCGTCTGCGGCGGCGCCGGGCATGTTGAGGCCATCGCCTCCGGACCCGCCATCCGCGAGGCGTACGTGCGGCTGGGCGGCAACGAGCCGGTGATGGACGCCCGCGGCGTCTTTGCCCTTGCCGGCGCCAGCGACGCCATAGCCATCCAGGCTATGGGTATGGGCGCCGCCGCGGCCGGCCAGGCCGTGGGCGGACTCGCCAACATCCTGGACCCCGAAGTGGTGGTGGTTTCCGGCGGCCTCTCCGACGCCGGCGCCCCCTGGTGGCGTCCCATGGAACGCGCCCTGCGCGCCGAACTCCTGCCCGCGTTGCTCGGCCTCCCCGTCCTTCCCGCTAAACTCGGCAACGCAGCAGCAATGGTGGGCGCCGCGCGACTGGTCCTCACCGCTCGGTCCTGA